A DNA window from Nycticebus coucang isolate mNycCou1 chromosome 1, mNycCou1.pri, whole genome shotgun sequence contains the following coding sequences:
- the TMEM267 gene encoding transmembrane protein 267, with protein sequence MASETEKTHALLQSCSTESLMSSLGLGIFCLIADRLLQFSPIQQNDWLRAFSDNAVHCVIGMWSWAIVNGIKKKTDLGEIILAGFLASVIDIDHFFLAGSLSLKAALTLPRRPFLHCSTVIPIVVLSLKFTMYLFKLKDSWCFLPWMLFISWTSHHIRDGIRHGLWICPFGKTSPLPFWLYVIITSSLPHMCSFVMYLTGTRQMMSSKHGIRIDV encoded by the exons ATGGCATCCGAGACGGAGAAGACCCATGCTTTACTCCAGTCTTGTAGCACTGAATCCCTTATGTCCAGCCTTGGTCTGGGGATATTTTGCCTCATAGCTGATAGACTCCTTCAGTTTTCCCCAATTCAGCAGAATGACTGGCTTCGTGCCTTCTCAGATAACGCTGTACATTGTGTGATTGGCATGTGGTCTTGGGCAATAGTCAATGGAATCAAGAAGAAGACTGACTTAGGAGAAATCATTTTAGCTGGATTTTTAGCCTCTGTTATTGATATAGACCACTTTTTTCTAGCTGGATCCCTATCTCTGAAG GCTGCTTTGACTCTTCCACGAAGACCTTTCCTTCACTGCTCTACTGTGATACCCATCGTGGTTCTGAGCCTGAAATTCACTATGTATCTTTTCAAGCTCAAAGACTCATGGTGCTTTCTTCCCTGGATGTTGTTTATATCCTGGACCTCACACCATATCCGAGATGGGATTCGTCATGGCTTATGGATATGCCCATTTGGAAAAACTTCTCCTCTGCCTTTCTGGCTTTATGTAATAATCACATCATCTTTACCTCACATGTGTTCATTTGTTATGTATTTAACAGGGACCAGACAAATGATGTCTTCAAAACATGGAATTCGTATTGATGTCTGA